Proteins co-encoded in one Acidithiobacillus caldus ATCC 51756 genomic window:
- a CDS encoding DsrE family protein — MAHFFVNVTHGANDLDRATVGMVLAKNALTEGHEVTLFLSLDGVHLARGDGYLDGLQEPTFPALKALRQALVDQGARIWICAGCFKKRGLEAEHFIPEAKMVSAGEAIQTLASGVIPVYY; from the coding sequence ATGGCACACTTCTTTGTCAACGTCACCCACGGCGCCAACGACCTCGATCGCGCCACCGTCGGCATGGTCCTGGCCAAGAATGCCCTTACCGAGGGCCATGAAGTTACCCTGTTCCTGAGCCTCGATGGGGTGCACCTGGCCCGCGGCGATGGCTATCTGGACGGGCTGCAGGAACCCACCTTCCCGGCCCTGAAAGCATTGCGGCAGGCGCTGGTGGATCAAGGTGCGCGCATCTGGATCTGCGCCGGCTGCTTCAAGAAGCGCGGCCTCGAGGCGGAGCACTTCATTCCAGAGGCCAAGATGGTGAGCGCTGGCGAGGCCATCCAGACCCTGGCCAGCGGGGTGATCCCGGTCTATTACTGA
- a CDS encoding peroxiredoxin, with protein MAVLVSRKAPDFVAPAVMPNNEIQEQFHFSQYIHDKYAVLFFYPLDFTFVCPSEILAFHHRLAEFKKRNTVVVSCSVDSHYTHLAWKKTPESAGGIGAVEFPMVADLTKSIARDYDVLINDSVALRGSFLIDRQGIVRHQVVNDLPLGRNIDEMIRMVDALQFFEEHGEVCPAQWEKGKPGMRASSEGVAEFLAKHAKEL; from the coding sequence ATGGCAGTATTGGTCAGCAGAAAGGCACCGGATTTCGTCGCCCCGGCGGTAATGCCCAACAACGAAATTCAGGAGCAATTCCACTTCTCTCAGTATATTCACGACAAGTATGCGGTGCTGTTTTTCTATCCCCTGGATTTTACTTTTGTCTGTCCTTCCGAAATTCTTGCCTTCCACCATCGTCTGGCCGAATTCAAAAAGCGCAATACGGTGGTCGTCTCCTGCAGCGTGGACTCGCACTATACCCATCTTGCCTGGAAAAAGACGCCAGAGTCCGCCGGCGGCATCGGTGCCGTGGAGTTTCCCATGGTGGCGGATCTGACCAAGAGCATTGCCCGCGACTACGACGTGCTCATCAACGATAGTGTGGCCTTGCGTGGGTCCTTTCTCATCGACCGTCAAGGTATAGTGCGCCACCAGGTGGTCAACGACCTGCCTTTGGGTCGGAACATCGATGAGATGATCCGTATGGTGGATGCCCTGCAGTTCTTCGAGGAACATGGCGAGGTCTGTCCGGCGCAGTGGGAGAAGGGCAAGCCCGGCATGAGGGCGAGCTCCGAGGGCGTGGCCGAGTTCCTGGCCAAGCACGCCAAGGAGCTTTGA
- a CDS encoding HAD-IB family hydrolase, protein MDATPPHTRKWVAFDLDGTLTRRETMPFFLREALGTPRFLALVLRSLPELGAYGLGRLRNDAVKEIVLRRSLGGRALEDLRPVAARFAEQTLPRLLSGPVWARAQEHRARGHGLILVTATLGLYAETWAAAAGFDATIATELELDDAGCITGRLRGANCYGPEKARRLQDFLRGRSLHWAYGNSRGDAEMLGMARQAVWVGPQQHRGQALPPLADTD, encoded by the coding sequence ATGGACGCAACACCCCCCCACACCCGTAAATGGGTAGCCTTCGACCTCGACGGCACCCTGACCCGGCGCGAGACCATGCCCTTTTTCCTTCGGGAGGCACTGGGAACCCCGCGCTTCCTGGCTCTGGTGCTGCGCAGCCTACCGGAGCTCGGAGCCTATGGGCTTGGGCGTCTGCGCAACGATGCCGTCAAGGAGATCGTCCTGCGCCGCAGTCTTGGCGGGCGCGCGCTGGAGGACCTGCGGCCGGTGGCGGCGCGTTTTGCCGAACAGACCTTGCCCCGATTGCTGAGTGGCCCGGTGTGGGCGCGCGCGCAGGAGCATCGGGCGCGCGGCCATGGTCTGATCCTGGTGACCGCGACCCTCGGCCTCTACGCCGAAACCTGGGCGGCGGCCGCCGGTTTCGATGCCACCATCGCCACCGAGCTGGAGTTGGATGATGCCGGGTGCATCACCGGTCGCCTGCGCGGCGCCAATTGCTATGGCCCGGAGAAGGCGCGCCGTCTGCAGGATTTTCTGCGCGGACGGTCGCTGCACTGGGCGTACGGTAACAGCCGCGGCGATGCGGAAATGCTCGGTATGGCCAGGCAAGCCGTGTGGGTAGGGCCGCAGCAGCACCGCGGGCAGGCCCTGCCGCCGCTGGCCGACACGGATTAA
- a CDS encoding carboxysome shell carbonic anhydrase, translating to MDTRKAFALRQARANGARQPAPIGMGMGRPTPSWFPSGAAHALAHGLEHAACPSLPERGCRHALVQPSENARLAEIEKSVKGSFDAIVPALKSMAALGRGPDFPEQAQQLARQELGFEFPQEVLERAWVRGPELGRLYAEGTFMALERAVCEFGARIQTELRAAQNLDAFLVDCGFHALNVSACADGRLKGLFPFILRLPDSPLVSRSAFAGTLFDIEEDVRHWQAAELRRFREGYPTTADAQTRYLKIAVYHGSSVDPQHQGCAAHGSNLHAAIEAALERLYQFRMAIENAFCCGASTDLLLIGVDTDTDAIRIHIPDAHGDLSPHRYVDNAELYRHTLGLDADQARLAVYEAIRAASASDGWGKGEGMPHDGMRRLIATLLINNMSQIEYVGEYYGGWYGDGGHAERFIGVGNGFQEVQVRNLAYYAHVDTVEEGAADLDVGIKIFRKLNLEKGLPIPMALRYRFDSRVPGSRERVERKVQRMAAALRNRYASLVETDRLILWGGIQDLPLGSPMEEVDLR from the coding sequence ATGGACACCCGGAAAGCCTTTGCCTTGCGGCAAGCGCGGGCCAACGGCGCGCGCCAACCCGCCCCCATCGGAATGGGGATGGGACGGCCGACGCCATCGTGGTTCCCGAGTGGAGCGGCCCACGCCCTTGCCCACGGGCTCGAGCACGCCGCCTGCCCCAGTCTGCCCGAACGTGGTTGTCGGCATGCCCTGGTGCAGCCTTCAGAGAACGCGCGGTTGGCAGAGATCGAGAAAAGCGTCAAGGGCAGTTTCGATGCCATCGTTCCGGCCCTGAAATCCATGGCTGCTCTGGGGCGGGGTCCGGATTTTCCCGAACAGGCACAGCAACTGGCACGGCAGGAGTTGGGCTTTGAGTTTCCGCAGGAGGTTCTGGAGCGGGCCTGGGTACGCGGTCCGGAACTGGGTAGGCTCTACGCCGAGGGGACCTTCATGGCTCTCGAACGGGCGGTGTGCGAGTTCGGCGCGCGGATCCAGACGGAGCTTCGGGCAGCGCAGAACCTGGACGCCTTCCTCGTGGATTGTGGCTTCCACGCCCTCAACGTATCGGCCTGTGCCGATGGCCGGCTCAAGGGGCTGTTCCCCTTCATCCTGCGTCTGCCCGATTCGCCACTGGTGTCGCGCAGTGCCTTTGCCGGGACGCTCTTTGATATCGAGGAAGACGTGCGCCACTGGCAGGCGGCTGAATTACGGCGTTTTCGTGAGGGCTATCCCACTACGGCCGATGCCCAGACGCGCTATCTCAAGATCGCGGTCTACCACGGCAGTTCCGTGGACCCGCAGCACCAAGGCTGTGCCGCCCACGGTAGTAACCTGCATGCGGCCATCGAGGCAGCTCTGGAACGGCTCTACCAGTTCCGCATGGCCATCGAGAATGCCTTTTGCTGCGGTGCCAGTACCGACCTGTTGCTCATTGGCGTGGACACCGATACCGATGCCATACGCATCCACATTCCCGATGCGCACGGTGACCTCAGTCCGCACCGCTACGTAGACAATGCGGAGCTCTATAGGCATACGTTGGGCCTCGACGCCGATCAGGCCCGGCTCGCGGTGTACGAGGCCATTCGTGCCGCTAGCGCCAGCGATGGTTGGGGTAAGGGCGAGGGCATGCCCCACGATGGTATGCGCCGGCTCATAGCCACCCTGCTCATCAACAATATGAGCCAGATCGAGTATGTTGGCGAGTACTATGGTGGCTGGTACGGCGACGGCGGGCACGCAGAGCGCTTCATCGGCGTGGGCAATGGCTTTCAGGAAGTCCAGGTGCGCAACCTTGCCTACTACGCCCACGTCGATACGGTGGAGGAGGGCGCAGCGGACCTGGATGTGGGTATCAAGATCTTTCGCAAACTCAATCTGGAGAAAGGTTTGCCCATCCCCATGGCGCTGCGTTATCGCTTCGACAGCCGTGTGCCTGGTAGTCGTGAGCGGGTGGAGCGCAAGGTGCAGCGCATGGCGGCGGCCTTGCGTAACCGCTACGCGAGCCTGGTGGAGACGGATCGTTTGATCCTATGGGGCGGGATTCAAGACCTGCCCCTGGGGAGTCCCATGGAAGAGGTGGATCTTCGATGA
- the dusA gene encoding tRNA dihydrouridine(20/20a) synthase DusA, whose protein sequence is MTAVVSAPLAGNSAKTLSVAPMLDWTDRHCRYFLRLICPSCVLYTEMIHTSALVLGKSPERYLAFTAAEQPLVLQLGGDDPEAMARAAILARDYGYTGVNLNVGCPSTRVQRGNFGACLMLTPALVREIIDALAGSGLPVSVKHRLGLDRQEDYGQLADFVAQVAAGSCRHFVVHARNAWLRGLSPAANRTIPPLRWDWVARLKEDFPGLRFELNGGLDTVPKVEAQWSRVDGVMIGRAAYHRPLFLTELELALGRRQAPARRAEVFAALLAYTEDWGAALPAPRLTRHLHGFFFGEPGANAWRQFLGCARPDQSAAQFFRENSARLAQFGLTLA, encoded by the coding sequence ATGACCGCCGTGGTATCGGCGCCGCTCGCGGGCAACTCGGCCAAGACCCTGTCCGTCGCCCCCATGCTGGATTGGACCGACCGGCACTGTCGCTATTTTTTGCGTCTGATCTGTCCAAGCTGCGTGCTGTATACGGAGATGATCCACACCAGCGCCCTGGTGCTGGGCAAATCGCCCGAGCGTTATCTGGCCTTCACCGCTGCGGAGCAGCCCCTCGTCCTGCAACTGGGAGGGGACGATCCCGAGGCCATGGCTCGGGCGGCGATCTTGGCGCGGGATTACGGATATACCGGCGTCAACCTCAACGTAGGCTGCCCCTCAACCCGGGTACAGCGCGGAAATTTTGGTGCCTGCCTCATGCTCACGCCGGCTCTGGTGCGGGAGATCATCGACGCACTGGCGGGCAGTGGCCTACCCGTCAGTGTCAAGCATCGCCTTGGCCTGGATCGGCAGGAAGACTACGGCCAACTTGCGGATTTTGTCGCCCAGGTGGCTGCCGGCAGTTGCCGCCACTTTGTCGTCCACGCCCGCAATGCCTGGTTGCGTGGGCTCAGCCCCGCTGCCAATCGCACCATTCCACCCCTGCGCTGGGACTGGGTGGCGCGCCTGAAGGAAGATTTTCCGGGCTTGCGCTTCGAGCTCAACGGTGGTCTGGATACGGTGCCCAAGGTAGAGGCGCAGTGGTCACGGGTGGATGGCGTCATGATCGGACGGGCCGCTTACCACCGACCCCTCTTTCTGACGGAGTTGGAGCTTGCTCTGGGGCGGCGGCAGGCGCCGGCGCGGCGTGCCGAGGTGTTCGCGGCCCTATTGGCCTACACCGAGGATTGGGGTGCGGCGCTACCGGCACCGCGCCTGACCCGCCATCTGCACGGGTTTTTCTTCGGTGAGCCCGGTGCCAATGCCTGGCGCCAATTCCTGGGCTGCGCCCGACCGGATCAGAGTGCGGCGCAGTTCTTTCGGGAAAACTCCGCGCGCCTGGCCCAGTTTGGCCTTACGCTCGCGTAG
- a CDS encoding ribulose bisphosphate carboxylase small subunit, producing the protein MAEVQEYKQVRRYETFSYLPPFSAEQVRAQIQYIIAQGWNPAVEHIEPNRPFTYYWYMWKLPMFGERNVDAVLAELEACRREYPNHLIRLIGYDNYTQSQGLSFVVYRGS; encoded by the coding sequence ATGGCCGAAGTGCAAGAATACAAGCAGGTCCGGCGGTATGAGACCTTTTCGTACCTGCCGCCCTTTTCCGCGGAGCAGGTGCGGGCCCAGATCCAGTACATCATCGCCCAGGGCTGGAATCCGGCGGTGGAACACATCGAGCCCAACCGTCCCTTTACCTACTACTGGTACATGTGGAAGCTGCCGATGTTCGGCGAGCGCAATGTCGATGCCGTCCTGGCGGAGTTGGAGGCCTGCCGGCGCGAGTACCCGAACCACCTGATCCGTCTCATCGGTTACGACAATTACACCCAGAGTCAGGGTTTGTCTTTCGTCGTCTATCGCGGTTCCTGA
- a CDS encoding carboxysome peptide B, which yields MRVVSDLVVTRRIPGLKQSSLRVLADASGKLSVATDPVGVPEGKWVFTVSGSAARYAQGDFEVLTDLTIGGIIDFWEP from the coding sequence ATGCGCGTGGTATCGGACCTGGTGGTCACCCGCCGTATCCCCGGACTCAAGCAAAGCTCGTTGCGGGTGCTGGCGGATGCCAGCGGCAAATTGAGTGTGGCCACGGACCCCGTGGGGGTGCCGGAGGGCAAGTGGGTGTTCACGGTGTCGGGTTCGGCGGCACGCTATGCGCAAGGCGATTTTGAAGTACTGACGGATCTCACCATTGGCGGGATCATCGATTTTTGGGAGCCGTAA
- the fdxA gene encoding ferredoxin FdxA: MTYVVTESCIKCKYTDCVDVCPVDCFREGPNFLVIDPDECIDCTLCEPECPAEAIFRDDDLPEGQEEFLEINARLAKTWPPIIQKKAAPADADDWAKVKDKRALLEE; the protein is encoded by the coding sequence ATGACCTACGTGGTTACCGAGTCCTGTATCAAGTGCAAGTACACCGACTGTGTGGATGTCTGTCCCGTGGACTGTTTTCGCGAGGGACCCAATTTTTTGGTGATCGATCCCGATGAGTGCATCGATTGCACCCTCTGTGAGCCGGAATGCCCGGCAGAGGCCATCTTCCGGGACGATGACCTCCCCGAGGGCCAGGAAGAATTCCTGGAGATCAACGCCCGCCTGGCTAAAACCTGGCCCCCCATCATCCAGAAAAAGGCGGCACCGGCGGATGCCGACGACTGGGCCAAGGTAAAAGACAAGCGCGCTCTCCTGGAAGAGTGA
- a CDS encoding BMC domain-containing protein produces MADVTGIALGMIETRGLVPAIEAADAMTKAAEVRLIGRQFVGGGYVTVLVRGETGAVNAAVRAGADACERVGDGLVAAHIIARVHSEVENILPKAPSA; encoded by the coding sequence ATGGCAGATGTAACGGGTATTGCACTGGGTATGATCGAGACCCGCGGTTTGGTGCCGGCCATCGAGGCGGCGGATGCCATGACCAAGGCGGCGGAAGTGCGCCTGATTGGTCGCCAGTTTGTGGGTGGCGGTTACGTCACCGTGCTGGTACGTGGTGAGACGGGTGCGGTGAATGCGGCGGTACGCGCGGGTGCCGATGCCTGCGAGCGGGTGGGTGACGGTTTGGTGGCGGCGCACATCATTGCCCGCGTGCACTCCGAGGTGGAGAACATCCTGCCCAAGGCGCCCAGCGCTTGA
- a CDS encoding CsoS2 family carboxysome shell protein produces the protein MSDSSARGRLQGRALAQQRRREQALRKQHGRLEGARPSAAPKVQPTVAVTPVVPSGPADADLRVEPQLQAAKPGGRERAQQHRAQRCAGALCWSDPEQRRRHRGQRAAANPVPRAADTVGDGAADSVRETVPPLVPGVEERFLDAVCEMGEAQPDSFGWRQNSVRKLCKARRQSLAQRGKVALTVMRGLSSAAARLRYLETGNAHEFARLHRQELAQKGRGALPPAKPTGQQRSRKYRVPAKVEVGTTLAGSEVTGTQVERIPAVTGNEPGSCRVITGTEYVGSEQYSRFCATQPSANPAKVGVGRTSRGLGVSGTQVGRAVAVTGDEAGSCKTVTGTEYLSLENFQSFCRSDLPPRPEKVVIGHSQQRQLPVSGSDEARINRVTGSEPGANARITGSQYAETGVARMTINGKAAPRKVSETHTVRGEVVTGTAVDSSPKITGLEPGTCRVVTGTEYLSTETFQTLCRTRPEPTEPPKVEVSSTQHGQRITGNLVDRSEKVTGNEPGSCARVTGTGYSNPQLCGGGVDKVHAMTSLSGSVMTGTGMDRLPKTTGDERGGCWPVTGTEYYGREHYAQCASTPQPEAPKTVLSRTGKGQWVTGPAMGPDEAVTGNEAGANSVVSGTPYSGEELEERTGQEVVNPMQSQAAESGSEHPGASGCTGCSCQERMRDLEARLAALQEQLAASRTSAGSEPAPVAPASRRFVPAPAAPVSPSASEVGASDFSIVTPARQGRSRITGNTGTGGKVTGPVNLGRGLITGTPEFRSGTELARAPQPLPVPQEDVSAPAAGSWRVTGDDWSRNERVTGTEGPWARGRNLTQRGPLRSCVMAAAINKGQELAAPVPDSRITGSSGNSRKGSTVTYSGGARG, from the coding sequence ATGTCTGATTCATCCGCAAGAGGCCGTCTGCAGGGCCGTGCGCTGGCCCAGCAAAGGCGGCGTGAGCAGGCCCTGCGTAAGCAGCACGGCCGGCTAGAAGGGGCGCGCCCTTCAGCAGCGCCCAAAGTTCAGCCGACGGTGGCCGTGACACCGGTGGTGCCCTCGGGCCCTGCCGACGCCGATCTCCGAGTGGAGCCGCAGTTGCAGGCGGCCAAGCCGGGCGGACGGGAGCGTGCGCAGCAACACCGGGCACAGCGTTGTGCTGGCGCCCTGTGCTGGTCGGATCCCGAGCAGCGTCGGCGCCACCGCGGTCAGCGCGCGGCGGCCAATCCGGTTCCGCGCGCTGCGGACACGGTGGGCGACGGTGCTGCGGATTCGGTTCGCGAAACCGTGCCACCCCTGGTCCCAGGTGTGGAAGAGCGCTTTTTGGACGCCGTCTGCGAAATGGGTGAGGCCCAGCCCGATAGTTTTGGCTGGCGGCAGAATTCCGTGCGTAAATTGTGCAAGGCGCGGCGTCAGTCCCTGGCGCAGCGCGGCAAGGTGGCATTGACGGTGATGCGCGGATTGAGTTCCGCCGCCGCACGGCTGCGTTACCTCGAGACGGGTAACGCCCACGAGTTCGCCCGACTCCATCGGCAGGAACTGGCGCAGAAGGGGCGGGGTGCCCTGCCTCCGGCAAAGCCCACGGGGCAGCAGCGCTCGCGCAAGTATCGGGTGCCTGCCAAGGTGGAGGTGGGTACCACCCTGGCCGGGAGCGAAGTGACGGGCACCCAGGTGGAGCGGATCCCCGCCGTCACCGGTAATGAGCCGGGATCGTGTCGGGTCATCACCGGTACGGAATACGTGGGTAGTGAACAGTACTCCCGCTTCTGCGCTACCCAGCCCTCCGCCAACCCAGCCAAGGTGGGTGTGGGACGCACCAGTCGCGGTCTCGGGGTCAGCGGAACGCAGGTCGGTCGCGCCGTTGCCGTTACCGGTGACGAGGCCGGCAGCTGCAAGACGGTGACGGGTACGGAGTATCTCAGTCTGGAGAATTTCCAGAGTTTTTGCCGCAGCGATCTGCCCCCGCGGCCGGAGAAGGTCGTCATTGGACATTCCCAGCAGCGTCAGTTGCCGGTATCCGGATCGGACGAGGCGCGAATCAATCGTGTGACCGGGTCCGAGCCCGGCGCGAATGCCCGCATCACCGGCTCCCAGTATGCCGAAACCGGTGTCGCCCGGATGACCATCAATGGCAAGGCGGCTCCGCGCAAGGTCAGTGAAACGCATACGGTCCGAGGCGAAGTGGTCACGGGTACGGCGGTGGACAGCAGTCCGAAGATCACCGGTCTCGAGCCCGGTACCTGCCGTGTCGTAACCGGCACGGAGTACCTCAGTACCGAGACCTTCCAGACGCTCTGTCGCACGCGCCCAGAGCCGACGGAACCGCCCAAGGTGGAGGTGTCCAGTACGCAGCATGGACAGCGGATTACCGGAAATCTTGTGGATCGGTCGGAAAAGGTCACGGGCAACGAGCCCGGCAGCTGTGCCCGGGTTACGGGAACCGGTTACAGCAATCCGCAGTTGTGCGGGGGCGGTGTAGATAAGGTGCATGCCATGACGAGCCTCAGTGGTAGCGTCATGACCGGTACCGGGATGGATCGCCTCCCAAAAACGACCGGTGACGAGCGTGGAGGGTGCTGGCCCGTCACCGGAACAGAGTACTACGGGCGTGAGCACTACGCCCAATGCGCAAGCACCCCGCAGCCCGAGGCGCCGAAAACCGTTTTGAGCCGCACGGGCAAAGGTCAGTGGGTAACGGGACCCGCCATGGGGCCCGATGAGGCCGTTACCGGCAATGAAGCCGGCGCCAACAGCGTTGTCAGCGGCACCCCCTACAGTGGCGAAGAGCTGGAAGAACGGACCGGACAGGAGGTCGTGAATCCCATGCAGAGCCAAGCGGCCGAAAGCGGCAGCGAACACCCCGGCGCGTCCGGCTGTACCGGCTGTTCCTGCCAGGAGCGCATGCGTGATCTGGAGGCGCGCCTTGCGGCGCTGCAAGAACAGCTTGCCGCGAGTCGTACCAGCGCCGGTAGCGAGCCTGCGCCGGTTGCGCCGGCCAGTCGCCGCTTTGTCCCGGCGCCAGCGGCTCCGGTGTCACCGTCGGCCTCGGAGGTGGGTGCCTCGGACTTCAGTATCGTGACCCCGGCCCGTCAGGGGCGTAGCCGAATCACCGGTAACACCGGTACGGGCGGCAAGGTGACGGGCCCGGTCAATCTCGGTCGTGGTCTCATCACCGGCACACCGGAGTTTCGCAGCGGCACGGAGCTTGCTCGGGCACCGCAGCCCCTGCCCGTTCCCCAGGAGGATGTGTCGGCACCGGCCGCTGGGTCCTGGCGGGTCACGGGCGATGACTGGAGTCGTAACGAACGGGTCACTGGCACGGAAGGCCCCTGGGCGCGAGGGCGCAACCTCACCCAGCGCGGTCCTCTGCGCAGCTGTGTGATGGCGGCGGCGATCAACAAGGGACAGGAGTTGGCCGCTCCGGTGCCCGATAGTCGGATTACCGGCAGCAGCGGTAACTCGCGCAAGGGGTCCACGGTGACCTACTCGGGAGGAGCGCGCGGATGA
- a CDS encoding YidH family protein — MLLLRRSLASVREPRLYLSMERSYLSLVKFLFIAFATGILAKKFTFLLLVLRLPSLLHFFDDLYTLLTWPSLLLLYAVFLLFASDLRYVDRGGVVAAREVEDPRVYCSAERTLLSWLRTGISIIVFGFVIEKFDFFLSKLAYILHRKIALASTFAGMDLFFIGLGMITLVCGFWSFFATLAQVEAGVYRPHFWIYGVYGLALLLTLLGMTRLLWILGFSA; from the coding sequence GTGCTGCTGCTGCGCCGGTCCCTGGCGTCGGTGCGGGAACCCCGCCTGTACCTGAGCATGGAGCGGAGCTATTTGTCTCTGGTCAAGTTCCTGTTCATAGCCTTTGCCACGGGTATTCTGGCCAAAAAATTCACCTTTCTGTTGTTGGTTCTGCGTTTGCCGAGCTTGCTGCATTTTTTTGATGATCTCTACACCCTTTTGACCTGGCCGTCGTTATTATTGTTGTATGCGGTATTCCTGCTCTTTGCCTCGGATTTGCGTTATGTCGACCGTGGTGGTGTGGTTGCCGCGCGCGAGGTCGAGGATCCTCGCGTCTATTGCTCTGCGGAGCGGACTCTGCTGTCCTGGCTGCGCACGGGCATCAGTATCATCGTCTTTGGCTTCGTCATCGAGAAGTTCGATTTCTTCCTCAGCAAGCTTGCGTATATCCTGCATCGCAAAATAGCCTTGGCCAGCACCTTCGCGGGCATGGATCTTTTTTTCATCGGTCTTGGCATGATCACCCTGGTCTGTGGCTTCTGGAGTTTTTTTGCGACCTTGGCGCAGGTGGAGGCCGGGGTGTATCGCCCGCATTTCTGGATCTATGGCGTCTATGGTCTGGCGCTCTTGCTGACCTTGCTGGGGATGACCCGCCTGTTGTGGATTCTGGGCTTTTCGGCATGA
- a CDS encoding carboxysome peptide A: MKIMRVEKTLVSTNRIAEMGHRPLLVVQEKEGGPRSVAVDSVGCIPGDWVICVGSSAAREAAGSKEYPSDLTIIGIIDNWDPS, encoded by the coding sequence ATGAAGATCATGCGTGTGGAAAAAACGCTGGTATCTACCAACCGGATTGCGGAGATGGGCCATCGTCCGCTGCTCGTGGTGCAGGAAAAGGAGGGAGGCCCGCGTTCCGTGGCGGTGGATTCGGTGGGTTGCATTCCGGGTGACTGGGTCATCTGCGTCGGTTCTTCGGCAGCTCGGGAGGCGGCAGGCAGCAAGGAATACCCCTCGGACCTCACCATCATCGGCATCATCGATAACTGGGATCCGAGCTGA
- a CDS encoding form I ribulose bisphosphate carboxylase large subunit, which translates to MAGKYEAGVKEYRHTYWAPDYVPLDSDILACFKIVPQPGVDREEAAAAVAAESSTGTWTTVWTDLLTDMDYYKGRAYRIEDVPGDDTAFYAFIAYPIDLFEEGSVVNVFTSLVGNVFGFKAVRSLRLEDVRFPLHYVMTCNGPAHGIQVERDKMDKYGRPLLGCTIKPKLGLSAKNYGRAVYEALRGGLDFTKDDENVNSQPFMRWRDRFLFVADAIRNAEAQTGERKGHYLNVTAPSPEEMYERAEFAKELGMPIIMHDFLTGGFCANTGLARWCRKNGVLLHIHRAMHAVIDRNPHHGIHFRVLTKALRLSGGDHLHTGTVVGKLEGDRASTLGWIDLLRESYIPEDRSRGIFFDQDWGSMPGAFAVASGGIHVWHMPALVNIFGDDSVLQFGGGTLGHPWGNAAGAAANRVALEACVEARNRGVEIEKEGKEVLMNAARHSPELKIALETWKEIKFEFDTVDKLDVQNR; encoded by the coding sequence ATGGCTGGTAAATATGAAGCCGGCGTCAAGGAGTACCGCCACACGTACTGGGCTCCTGACTACGTGCCTTTGGACTCGGACATCCTGGCGTGTTTCAAAATCGTTCCACAGCCCGGAGTCGATCGGGAAGAGGCGGCCGCTGCCGTAGCCGCAGAATCCTCCACCGGTACCTGGACCACGGTCTGGACCGACCTGCTGACGGACATGGATTACTACAAGGGCCGGGCCTATCGCATCGAGGACGTGCCCGGCGACGACACCGCCTTCTACGCCTTCATCGCCTACCCCATCGATCTCTTCGAGGAAGGTTCCGTCGTAAACGTCTTCACCTCCCTCGTGGGCAACGTTTTCGGCTTCAAGGCGGTGCGCTCCCTGCGTCTGGAAGACGTGCGCTTCCCCCTGCACTACGTGATGACCTGCAATGGTCCGGCGCATGGCATCCAGGTAGAGCGCGACAAGATGGACAAGTACGGTCGCCCGCTGTTGGGCTGCACCATCAAGCCCAAGCTCGGTCTGTCGGCCAAGAATTATGGCCGCGCCGTCTATGAGGCCCTGCGCGGTGGCCTGGACTTCACCAAGGACGACGAGAACGTCAACTCCCAGCCCTTCATGCGCTGGCGCGATCGCTTCCTCTTCGTGGCCGACGCCATTCGCAACGCTGAGGCCCAGACCGGTGAGCGCAAGGGGCACTACCTCAACGTCACCGCGCCCTCTCCGGAGGAGATGTACGAGCGCGCCGAGTTCGCCAAGGAACTGGGCATGCCCATCATCATGCACGACTTCCTGACGGGTGGCTTCTGCGCCAATACGGGTCTCGCCCGCTGGTGTCGCAAGAATGGTGTGCTTCTGCACATCCACCGCGCCATGCACGCCGTCATCGATCGCAACCCCCACCACGGCATCCATTTCCGCGTGCTGACCAAGGCCCTGCGCCTGTCCGGCGGCGATCACCTGCATACCGGTACCGTGGTGGGCAAACTGGAAGGCGACCGCGCCTCGACCTTGGGCTGGATCGACCTGCTGCGGGAATCCTACATCCCCGAAGACCGCAGCCGTGGCATCTTCTTCGATCAGGACTGGGGCTCCATGCCCGGCGCATTTGCCGTTGCCTCGGGCGGTATCCACGTTTGGCACATGCCCGCTCTGGTGAACATCTTCGGTGACGATTCCGTGTTGCAGTTCGGCGGCGGTACCTTGGGCCACCCCTGGGGCAATGCCGCTGGCGCGGCGGCCAACCGTGTCGCCCTGGAGGCCTGCGTCGAGGCCCGTAACCGCGGGGTGGAGATCGAGAAGGAGGGCAAGGAGGTGCTCATGAATGCGGCGCGCCACTCCCCTGAGCTCAAGATCGCCCTGGAGACCTGGAAGGAAATCAAGTTCGAGTTCGACACTGTCGACAAGCTCGACGTCCAGAACCGCTGA